A segment of the Trifolium pratense cultivar HEN17-A07 linkage group LG7, ARS_RC_1.1, whole genome shotgun sequence genome:
CAACGGGGTCACCAAAAACATAATCAAGGTTGGTGCcaaatataaactttcaaaaaAGGTTCGTAGGGAGGGTGTGTAAGGGAATGCGTTTGGGGTAAATTAGATAAGGGAAGGGGTGTGAAACACAAACACCGGGACacaaaaagaaagtaaaacCAAATTCTTAACATTCATTCATCCAAGTTGATGTTAACACAATTTATTTGGTTTTGCATCATGGTTAGTAAAATTTATGTTAACACAATTTAAACACGCAGTTACTTTGtttttgacttaaaaaaaaaagaattgcgtgtttaatttaattcatcggtgtttgaatttttttaggttcatcTTGTTTATTGTGATGCTTGCGGCGTTATAAACTGTTGTAAAACGGTTTACTTAGtttaataaaaaacagaaaaacgaattttcaaaattggcaacgaaacaaattattggctgagtcgcgtactaggtcgctttctttaagacgtttcgcggaactactcgaataagtgcactgtagtatatcaaccgcgaagtccccaggataaaacagccgtttataaaataaataccgatgaactactgcactgtagtatcggccagaataacaccaagtatggtcgaaaatttcgaaccactctaattgatatacgaatatcaattctacggtttGCAACCGTTCAAATattgaaacaacaataattttttacgaagaaagaaaaaattagagaggaaagaaagcagtttctcagaatgcagagaaaagaAAAGTGTTTTAAAACTGAAGAAAGTGaagtgtatttataggcaagtagggGGATTTTTAGGAGCTGAGATAACTCAGTCAAAATTCCAAACGTGGCTAAAAAATAGGACACGCAGGCACACGTATTATTTGACCGTTTTAACAGATACAAATCTCTAAAggaaatttaaatttcaaaaatttctttttcttagtattaaaaaattaatatatcacccaagcccaagcccaagcccggcccgaaCCGAGCCGGtcggacggcggcggcggcgcgcgcgtgatattcgacattgtgtgtggtctccctttcttacaaaagtgggtaccccaagggcacacccttagattgccaccttgtggtatataaacactaccaagtggtgtgatttttccaatgtgggactcaaagagccttttttcaattcacactacacatggttctaacaaatgtgtttacttcaataccaagtttcctcttattccttcatcatgttccaacataAACATCATCTTTATTTGCAACATGGTTTCAAACCCCGCATTAAGTTTTCTGCGTTATGTTTTTGACATGTATTTATCTGTCTTGCATCTGTTTTtatctatcattttttttttctcttcttgttTAATGTATTTTACTTTGAACAATTGTagagctttaaaaaaaatgtaatatttcttttttatatttaatttccaAAGATACTTGGTTTATGTTTGGTTCCATTTTCAGAGTGGCCGAAATTAATTCTAGAGGTGTATAATTAACTCTaacttgtttgattttttttaaaagtagaaTTGAATATGTCTTTAAATGATTTTACTTGAAACTAGAAAATTGTACCttctaatttaaaaattaatgtttacattcaatttttttttgttcaattcaTTTTGTTGGTCTCATAGGCTTGGAGAGGTATGAAGTCTTTATACTGCTATAAGAGGAGATGAAACGGAAGAAACTTGAACTAATCTTTATACCCTTTGCCTTTACCAGATCTAATATTAAAGCATACATACACTTTTGCAGACGAGTAAGTAGTCTAGTTGCTAAAAATTCACTTTTGAAAGTTAATAATGAAAATATTGGAGTTCGAACCTACATATTACATATTACATGTAAATGTCTCTATCAGCTAAATTATACTTACGAATTTAATCCATTTTTATATGATTatatatcctttatttttaacCCAATTTTAAtctaaatcaattttacaaaataaatctACCAAAATTATTACTTTTTCACCACATAACCGAAGATTCAATTAGTTATTAGCCTTTCCTTTGGCATAAAATAATAAGGTTGAGGTTGAAATGAAGCCACATATAGTGAATGAGGTGTGAGCAGGTATTATTGCCATGTGTGTGCTTTCTTACATACTCTCAACAAAATTAGTTACTTGTTTCTGAAAGATTCGTGAACAAAATTTGGAAACACAACACAAAATCTGAACTCGATTGAATcatcaaatattcaaatgaggaCAATAATCTCGCGCTTGATCCATTCTACTCCATCCTCCATTTCCAGACTCAAGTAAATTTTTCTACCTTTTCTAAATcaccatttcaattttttttttcttttctatgaTCCGATTCAATATATGCTTGTTAGGGTTAGGTTAGGGTTCACATTCCAATTCGGTTTAACATCCTAATTCGTGCGAAATTTAGTTCTATCAGATTCATCAATGTATGTTGTGCATACTATATAGAATAATAGTTGATAGTTGTTGGGAATTTATTACAAATGTGGTTTCAATTTTATGCATAGTTGCAGTGTTAGTTATTTTTGTGATTTGTAAGTTATTCATTGAATCGTGTGTTCTATTTTCTTGAAGTGCATTGGCTGTGTCAATTAATGGGAGAGCTTTCTCCACGGATTCTACAAAGATTGATGAGCCATTCAAAGTTGAAGAAGCTGAAACTGTGCCTCCATCTACACCTCCAACAGAGAAGGTATTCTACAACTATGCtcgtatttttattttgtttgttggtgtgtgtgtgtatatatatgggTTTACTAACTTAGAATTATGTATATATCTTTTGGGTGTTGTTGAAGTTGCTTGTGTTGGGAGGAAATGGATTTGTTGGATCACATATTTGTAGAGAAGCCTTAAATCGTGGTTTGTCGGTTGCAAGTCTTAGCAGGTATGGTGCTTTTTCGTATTTGTAACTGTTGCCACTTCATCGTGATTTATAGTTTTGTAACTCTTAGGGTCTGTTTGAATTGTCTTATATATTTTAAGTTATTCACTCGCAcaaacacttgtgagactgtttaaGAGAGCTTATTGAAATATGTTCAGAacttgttttcagcttattttcacaAGCTCTCGaatatgaaaacaacttatatgaAAACGTTTTGACttgattttatcttttgttatcgAAATAGATGATACATAATCACTAATATGATAAAAACTTGATTAAACTGTTTATCCGGACATTCCCTTTTAGATGTTTATGGAAATCGGATAGTCATGGGAAGTAATTCAGTGGCCTGTTTTATTTGCATTCTATTTTGCAAGGCTGTGTAGtccttttcatatttattatttaacactTTATTCATGTATTTATCCATCTTGCCGTTCACTCTCTTTTACTTCCAGGTCTGGCAAGTCATCCCTGCACGACTCATGGGCTACAAATGTCATCTGGTATAAAGGTATGTTTTTTCTGTTGCATTTCCATGCTGACAATTTATTTGTGGAACACAATTCTCTAATATATTCAAAATGTCGTCACATAATTAGGGAATCTGCTCTCTACCGAATCATTGAAAGAGGCTCTCAATGGGGTCACTGCTGTTGTAAGTTTCCCCTTATCTTGTTTAAATGGttggtaaataaatatttatcaaCTAAATAGGAAGCCTGTAGCCAAAGTGATCTTGCTTATTTTCTGTTTCATTTGCAATTACAAGCTGTTGCTTGGTTTAAACAATGCTTTTGGTGAGGATCCCACGTACTTACGATTGAGCTTTCTATTACACTATAGTTCACAGTTAATGCATCAATATAGCAGGTTTTACCATTTCATGTTGTTCTTTTCGGTAATAGGATATTCTATTTGTATAATGGAATGGGTAACTTAGGAGTGGTTGAGATAAAAATAGGTTACTGACACAGTATATAAAGTTTGTTGAAGCCTAGGCTAACACTAGTGATTTTGGATAACATTGATGAGAATGATGGCAAAATTTGGTTGAAAGTCATGTATAGATGTGGGAACGAAGATTAAGAACTGAAAGAAGATGCTAACAGGTTGAATGAAAAAGAGAAGCCAATGTTTGTAATTGAACGAGAAATAATTCTGGGTTAAAAGAATCGTAGTAAGCATGGATTGCTAACTGATTTAATGTATTCAAATTTTGTTTCTGTAGGATACAAaagtatatttaattttatttttctgtatTGTAAATAATAAGTCCTTTAGCTAATtgtgtttctttattttttaagatcTCATGCGTCGGTGGTTTTGGCTCCAACTCATACATGTACAAAATTAATGGGACTGCTAATATCAATGCAATTAGAGCAGCTTCAGATCAAGGTAAATGAGGAATTTGCACATTTGCACTTTCCTATCTACTTTGGTTTCCACACTCCTTATTTTTGGGGCAGGGGAAGTACATATGCTCATCTATGATCTATCATGCAAGTTTGCAACAACAGCCAGGACTTTCTTACTAAGATTGGATAAATTACACGGATCTCATTATGCTATTAGgcctaattattatttttacaaaaaaacgtTGTACAATTATTAACAACTGAGCTTCCTCTTTAATATATGAACCCCTTTAAAGATTAAAGAATTACAAACTTGCATGTTAGTATTAAGCAACTATAGGTCTCATTTACGAATATCTTGATACATCGGTCTCACAAATATCTTGATACATAGCACTTTTCTATTTCTAAGTTCTTTCTTATGCTAGTCTTAGAGACCACTACTACTAATGATGCAGCATCAACAATTCAATGTATCTTTTATCgacttatttaattaatatccCCAAACATATAATACCTCTGTCCCTTTTTATAAGCACCCTTTTGCATCACCAAAAGGTTCTTTTGAAAAGGGACAGcggtagtagtagtagtagtagtagtagtagtagttaaCTGTTTATTTCACTATATTGCAGtcaaaatacaaatttgtaTAAGAATTATTGATGAAAACAATACTTGCTTACTAAAATTTCTATACTGAGATTATATAGGAACACAATAATGATTTCCAAATCACAATAGAGGGGCCAAAAAAGATTTGGATTATTATGTAGCACGTACCAGAATCAGTATATCAGCACAATATCTCCTAGCCCATGTCGCTAGTCGAGAGTGTGAGTACTAACAGCAGCAGTCACCACGAAGTTTGTTTTACCCCATATAGCTTTCTAGCCATCTTTTTCCAGATATATGCATAAGATAGTAATAACTATAGAAATACAAATATGGCACACATCATTTTGATAAATTTTAGAATGAAGAGTAAAATGAAAGAACTAAGTGCTCTGTGTCCCTGAAATAAGACAAACCATATTTCCTACCAGTATTGATTGACACAGgacaattaaataaaattactgAAAGGAAGAGTAACGGGAAAAAGGGAGGTACTGTCAGTGTGGGGCGTCTGCCACAATTGTTGGCTGTTACatgaaataatttatgtagcaATGCAGACCTTGTTGCATTAGTTTTGCTTCCTCTTTTAGTATACTATGCTACTGATTGTTGTAAGATTTGTTCTTGGTCTCACAGGTGTTAAAAGATTTATCTATATCTCTGCTGCCGACTTTGGTGTAGTAAATTACTTGCTGCAGGGTTATtatgaaggaaaggtaatatGTTCAACTCTTTACTGTAGTGATATTTTGTGGAATGGATCACCATTTGCCaggaaattttatttaaaatatgtgcAAAATGCTGAAATTTTCTATTGAGGATTCTTGCTTCTGAATCTGATGTATTAACAGTAAGGTTTTATTGATTCATTAAATAAAGTAATGCGTTTGACTGTTTCTTCGTAGTTATAAGTTAATTAACATTTACATTTTATGATAGAGTAAGAAACAGTCTGCTTTCTTGATTAGCTATACTATCAACAAAGAATTTTGACAACTGCAATTCACCTTTCAGGCTTCAACAGAGTACTTCCATGTTGCATATAATTCATGCCCCAAGCTAATAGCTAGAAATAGAAAGAAACTGTAAATGTAATACCTCCCCATAAACTCCATTTTTCAACCTCCAGCCTAACCACTTTGAATGCGTCTTCCCCTTTTTGGATCCTCTATAACAGAATTCTGATGTTCATCA
Coding sequences within it:
- the LOC123898342 gene encoding uncharacterized protein At1g32220, chloroplastic is translated as MRTIISRLIHSTPSSISRLNALAVSINGRAFSTDSTKIDEPFKVEEAETVPPSTPPTEKLLVLGGNGFVGSHICREALNRGLSVASLSRSGKSSLHDSWATNVIWYKGNLLSTESLKEALNGVTAVISCVGGFGSNSYMYKINGTANINAIRAASDQGVKRFIYISAADFGVVNYLLQGYYEGKRAAETELLTKFPYGGIILRPGFIYGTRSVGSMKIPLGIVGSPLEMVFQHTRALTQIPLVGPLLTPPVNVTSVAKVAVRAATDPVFPPGIIDVYGIQRYSQSKSK